GAGGAACCAGGTTTAGGTAATGGGGGTTTGGGTCGGTTAGCTGCTTGTTACCTCGATTCCTTGGCAAGCTTGGAAATTCCTACCCTTGGCTATGGTATCCGCTACGAATTTGGCATTTTCGACCAACTGATCCGTAACGGCTGGCAAGTTGAGAAAACTGATAAATGGCTGCGCTATGGCAACCCTTGGGAAATTGCTCGTCCAGAATGGGCTGTTTCGGTGAAATTTGGCGGACGCACCGAAGCACATAAAAATGCGCAAGGACGCTATCGGGTACGCTGGATTCCCCACAAAGTTGTCCTGGGCATACCCTACGATACGCCGATTTTGGGTTACAAGGTCAACACGGCTAATACCTTGCGGTTGTGGAAAGCCGAAGCACCAGAATCTTTTGATTTTGAAGCCTTTAATCGCGGGAATTATTACGGTGCGGTGGATCAAAAAGTTACCTCGGAAAACTTAACCAAGGTACTTTATCCCAACGATGAAACTTACGAAGGTAAGCAACTACGTTTAGAACAGCAGTATTTCTTTGTTTCCTGCGCCTTGCAAGATATGCTGCGAATCATGTTACGGCAGAAATTGCCCTTAGAACAGTTCCACGAAAAATTCGCCGTTCAACTCAACGATACCCATCCCGCGATCGCAGTTGCCGAATTGATGCGATTGTTGTTAGACGAACACGAAATGGACTGGGAACCCGCTTGGGAAATTACCCAAAAAACTTTTGGTTACACCAACCATACGTTACTACCAGAAGCTTTAGAAAAGTGGTCGCTGAAGTTATTTAGCAGCCTTCTTCCCCGTCATTTAGAAATCATTTATGAAATTAATTGGCGCTTTTTAGAACAGGTACGGCATAAATTTGGTACGGATGAAGGACGGATCGGACGGCTATCGTTGATTGACGAAAACGATGGTAAATTCGTCCGTATGGCACACCTCGCCTGCGTTGGTAGCCACAAAATTAACGGAGTCGCAGCACTCCACAGCGAATTGCTACAAAAAACCACGCTGTTAGACTTTTACGAGTTTTTCCCTGAAAAATTCACCAACATCACAAATGGCGTAACTCCCCGTCGTTGGATTGTCTTGAGTAACCCCAAACTGACAAATCTGATTACCAGTTGTATCGGAGATAATTGGATCAAACATTTAGAAGACGTACAACGAATAGAAACCTACGCTGAAGATCCAGGGTTTCAGCAAGAATGGCAGCAGATCAAGCGGGAAAATAAAGTTAACGTCGCTGAAATTTTACTCGATCGCACGGGTGTTAAAGTCGATCCCGACTCGCTATTTGACATCCAAGTCAAGCGCATTCACCAATACAAGCGCCAACACCTGAATATATTGCACGCAATTACGCTTTACAACCAAATCAAACAAAATCCCAATCTAGACATTACCCCCCGTACCTTAATTTTTGCTGGCAAAGCCGCTCCTGGTTATTACATCGCCAAGTTGATAATTAAACTGATCAACTCCGTGGCTGAAGTGGTCAACAAAGATCGAGATATTGGCGATCGCTTGAAAGTTGTCTTTTTACCAGATTACAACGTCAAAAATAGCCAACCCATCTATCCCGCTGCCGACCTTTCCGAACAAATTTCCACCGCAGGTAAAGAAGCATCCGGCACGGGTAACATGAAGTTTGCCATGAATGGGGCATTGACAATCGGCACTCTCGACGGCGCGAACATCGAGATCCGCAATGCTGTGGGGGCAGAAAATTTCTTTCTGTTTGGCTTGACAACAGAGGACGTTGGTGCTTTAAGATTAACCGGATATCGTCCTAGAGAGTATTACGAACAAAACCCGCAATTGAAACAAGCAATCGACCAAATCGCCTCTGGATACTTTTCTCACGGCGATCGCAGCTTATTCAAACCGCTAGTAGACTTGTTACTTGACAAAGACCCCTTCATGTTAATGGCAGATTACCAACCGTACATCGATTGCCAACAGCAAGTATCTCAGACATACCGCGATCGCGATCGGTGGTTGCAAATGTCAATTTTAAATACAGCCCGCATGGGTAAATTCTCCTCAGACCGTGCCATCCGCGAGTACTGCCAGCAGATCTGGAAAGTGCAACCCGTTCCGGTACAATTGGCAGCAGAAAAAACTGGCGATGGTTGGTTTGGGACAGTGACTAGTGACTAGTGGCTAGTGACTAGAAAAGAGTCCAGCCTCTAGCCACTAGCCACCAGCCACTCTACAAATGACAAATGACAAACTTATGTTAAAAATTGGCATTAATGGTTTTGGTCGAATTGGACGTTTAGTAGCGCGGGTAGCAGCCCATAATCCGCAAGTGGAGATTGTCGGGATTAACGATCTCGTTCCCCCCGATAATCTTGCCTATTTGTTTAAATACGACTCCACTCATGGCACTTACAGCGGTCGGGTGGAGGCGAAGGAAGATGGAATCGCGATCGACGGCAAGTTCGTCCCTTGTACGGCAATCAAAAATCCGGCTGAGTTACCTTGGGGCAGTTTGGGTGCAGATTATGTCGTGGAATCTACAGGTTTGTTTACCACCTATGAAGGGGCATCCAATCACCTTAAAGCAGGGGCAAAACGGGTAGTCATTTCTGCTCCTACTAAAGACCCCGATAAGGTTCCAACGCTGTTGGTGGGTGTGAATCACGACAAATTCGATCCCCAAAAAGATGCGATCGTGTCTAATGCTAGCTGTACCACTAACTGTCTGGCTCCGATTGCCAAAGTCATCGACGATAAATTCGGCTTGACAGAAGGCTTAATGACCACCGTACACGCTATGACCGCTACCCAACCTACTGTAGATGGTCCTAGTAAAAAAGACTGGCGCGGCGGACGCGGGGCAGCTCAAAATATCATTCCTTCCTCGACTGGGGCGGCGAAAGCTGTAGCGTTAGTTTTGCCTCAACTCAAGGGTAAGCTTACCGGAATGGCATTTCGCGTCCCTACCCCCGATGTTTCCGTTGTCGATTTGACCTTCAAGACAGAGAAAGCCACCAGCTACAAAGAAATCTGTGCGGCAATGAAAGAAGCTTCCCAAAATGGCTTAGCAGGCATTCTCGGCTACACCGAAGATGAAGTTGTCTCAATGGATTTCCGTAGCGATGCTCGTTCTAGCATTTTTGACGCTGGCGCGGGTATCGAGTTGAATTCCAACTTTTTCAAAGTCGTTTCCTGGTATGACAACGAGTGGGGTTACTCCTGTCGCGTCCTCGATCTGATGCTTTATATGGCACAGAAAGAAGGCATATTAACAGGCGATCGCCCCTTGGTTGCTGTTTCTTAACGGTAGTTGGTAGTTGGTAGTTGTCATTACCAACTACCCATTACCAATTACCCATTACCAATCAAAACATGAGTCTCAAACTCTACTTGCTGCGACACGGAGAAACAGAATACAGCCGCACGGGAGGTTTTTGTGGCGAGCTTGACCCAGAACTGACCCCAGAAGGGATGTTGATGGCAAAGGCGTTTGCCGAAACTTATCGTTCTCTGCCTTGGACGGCGGTTTATGTCAGTCCGATGAAACGCACGATCGCAACTGCAAAACCTCTATGTGATGCGATCGCGATGGATATGCAATTGCGCGACGGATTGAAGGAGATTCGCTACGGCAAATGGGAAGGACAAACGCTGGAATTTGTCAAGCAACATTACGAAGAAGATTACGTCCGATGGTTGACGGAACCAGCTTGGAATCCGCCGACTGAAGGTGAAACTGGTGTCCAAATTGCCAGCCGTGCTATGCCTGTTATTTCTGAAATTGAAGCTAAATGTCCTACGGGCAATGTTTTGATCGTCTCTCACAAAGCCACGATTAGGATTATTCTTTGCAGTTTATTGGGGATCGATGTCGGACGTTATCGCGATCGCATTACTGCTTTAGCTGCTTCTGTTAGTATTGTCAAATTTGACGTACACGGTCCTTTATTGGAAGTGTTGGGCGATCGCTATCATCTAGATGCAGAATTACGTAATTTACCAGGAACGTAATAATCGACAAATATATCTATAAATATTTCATTTTTGCTCTGGGTATTTTCCCTAAACTAAGATTTGAAACATTCGCGATCGCTCTTTCTCTTCAATTTTGCGCGCTTGAGTAAGTCCGAGGTCAAAATTCACTCACAATTAAATCCAAATAGAGCTTATGCAAACTATTTATGTCGATGGAACTTACCTTGAAAATAATCCATCTTATGGTGTTGAAGATTCCCCTTGGAAAGCCCAGCAAATTCTGAGTATAATTCAGAAAAATCAGTTAAATCCTCGTTCTATTTGTGAAATTGGCTGTGGGGCTGGAGAGATTTTAAGACAACTACAGTTATCCTTACCAGATCATGTCAGATTTCAAGGATATGATATCTCACCTCAAGCAATCCAACTCTCTCGACAGCGCCAAAATCAAAATTTATCTTTTGCCTGTGAGGATATAACTAAAATAGAGATCGATCCTTTCGATATTTTACTCTGTATCGACGTGTTCGAGCATGTAGAAGACTATTTAAATTTTTTAAGACAGTTAAAACCCAAATCTAAATATAAAATTTTTCATATTCCTCTCGACATGTCAGCTCAATTTGTTCTGCGAGCCGAACCGATTTTGTGGATGCGAGAAAACGTCGGTCATATACACTACTTTATGAAAGATACAGCTCTTTTGGCTTTGAAAGACGCTGGCTACAAAATTTTAGATTATTGCTACACCGCCGAGCATGTCGATCGCCCGAAATCCTTTAAAGCGAGATCGCTAAGTCTACCGCGAAAAATTTTACATGCGATCGCCCCAGATGTTACAGTACGGCTACTAGGAGGATACTCGCTATTAGTCCTAGCAGAATCTTAGAGCTATATACATCTTTAGACACTCAACAAATTGCTGCCGAAAATCTAGAATCCGAGTGAAATTTAAGTCGGAAGACCGATCGCTGTTAACTGATAACTGTTAACTGATAACTGACTGATGAAAATCCTTGTACTCAACGCCGGATCGAGCAGCCAAAAAAGTTGTCTCTACGAAATTACGGGAGATGGGATTCTAGAGCAACCAGTTGAGCCATTGTGGGAAGCCACCATAGACTGGACGGGAAAATCGGCAGTCGGCTTACTCAAGGTAAAAACCTCTCATGGAGCATCGATAAAAACAGAAATTCCTGTCAAAGAACGACAGCAGGCGATCGCCCAAATGCTCGATACTTTAATGCAAGGCGAGACACAGGTGATTTCCGATTTAGCTGAAATCCAACTCGTCGGACACCGTGTCGTTCACGGCGGACAGCATTACTCTCAGCCAACTCGCATCACTCCCGAGGTGAAAGCAGCAATAAAAGAACTAGCAAACCTTGCACCCGCACACAATCCCGTCAATTTAGAGGGGATTGAGGCGATCGAGCAGACTTTACCACAAGTACCGCAAGTAGCAGTATTCGATACTGCTTTTCACAGTTCCATTCCCCCTGGTGCAGTCGTTTACCCCATCCCTTACGAGTTGTCCGAACAAGGAATTCGCCGTTACGGTTTCCACGGAATCAGTCACGAATACGTATCTCGTCGCGCCGCATATTTGTTAGACAGAGATCTTAGTTCCCTCAAACTGATTACCTGTCATTTAGGTAACGGTTGTTCTTTAGCAGCAATCCGCGATGGGAGCTGCATCAATACGACAATGGGATTTACACCCTTAGAGGGATTGATGATGGGGACGCGATCGGGTTCTATCGATCCCAGCATTCTCCTCTATCTATTGCGACAGGGTTACAGTACCGAGCAGTTAGACGAGATGCTCAATAAACAATCGGGACTGAAAGGCGTTTCTGGTATAAGTGGGGATATGCGCCAAATCAGCCAAGCGATCGCCGAGGGAAACGATCGCGCCAAATTAGCATTTGACATTTATATTCATCGCCTGCGATCGCACATCGGTTCGATGCTAGCTTCCTTGTCAGGAACGGATGCACTTGTCTTCACTGCTGGGGTGGGAGAAAATCACCCTCTAACTCGTACAGCCACCTGTGAAGCTTTTGAATTTCTGGGATTGAAACTCGATCCCAGTAAAAATCAAGCTTCCCCCAAGGATGCAGACATCGCCACCTCTGATTCAAAGATCCGCGTTTTAGTCGTCCAAACCCAAGAAGATTGGGCGATCGCTCAATCTTGCTGGAATCTGTTGAATCGAGAGTCGTAGGGGCGCACAGCAGTGCGCCCCTACAGGAGTCGCCAGTCGCAAATATTCCACGCACCACGCACCACTTTCTTACCAACTACCTATCTACTGCATCTTCTCGATATAGTCCAACACCATCTCATAATTAGCCATTCTGCCTTGGGAGAGGAAGAGTTCTGCGGCAGCACGAAAATCTGACAACGCACCCATGCGATCGCCTAAATTTAGCCTCATAAAGCCGCGATTGCCAAAAGCTCTAGCATTCTCAGGATTTATCGATACCGCTTCGTCGTAGCTTTGAATTGCTCCTACATAATCTCCACCATCAGCCCTAGCTGCTGCTTGCTTCATGAAGTCTTCAGCAGTCATCGCTTCTTCAACAACTTTCATGTTTATTCCTCGCAGGTTTGCAGCTAAAAAATTTCTTTGCTATGTTGAAGAATTTACAACAAGGTGACGCAAAAAATTAAGTAGCTAGAAACAAAAATCTATCATTCTAACTCAAAGAAAGTTTGTTCTTCTCGATACAATTTCTTTAAATTTGAACGGAAAGTGACTTATTCTCAACGATCGCCAAGCTCAATTGAAGACGATCGCTTCATTTCTTTGCCATCAAAAGCCAAATAACATAATGTTAGTTAATTAATAGTAATAAATCTTAAATAAAAAGTAGGGTGAGCATTGCCCACCCTACTAGGAAAATCTGCTAAGTCAAATTAGTTAACTTCAGCTTTTTGGCGGAAGCACCAAACTAACAACGTACCACCAACTGAAAGTTTCACAGCTTCTAGCAGCCAGTAACCAGCGTGCAATTGATTCATCACAGAAGGAATTTCCTGAACGGACTCAAATACATTCAGCGGCATTCCTACAGCACACATATTGGGAGTGAGAAAATAAGTATTAATCAGGGCGATCGCTAGCAACAGCGAAGATAAAATTGCGGCTTTCCAAGCCAAATTAGCATGATATAATTGCGATTTGCCGAGTGCTAAAACCCCTGTCAATACCAAGGCAGCAGAAAGTAATTCAATCCGATTAAAATTCCAAAACATGAAATAGCCTGCTGATGTAAATCCAGGTTGAGTCATCATCCCAGATACATATAAACTAGGCATAATTACCCAGTCTAAAAGCAAGCTACCACCAAGCCAAAGCCCCAAAGTCAAGATGACAACAGTATGCCAAATGGGTCGCTTCAATTGAGTGGTTGATGCAACAGTCATATCAAATCCCCTAATTGAATGATTTATCGGTGTAGAGACGTTACATGTAACGTCTCTACAAAGTTATCAGTGACTAGCAACCAGCTACCAATTACCAATTACCAATTACCAATTGCCGATTACCTTTAGCTTAACTAATTGATAGGTACTCAAATATAAATTATGTTTGAATTCTAAGTTGAGAATTAATAAGAAGAAATTGTTTTTCATTTTTAAAATAAGAAATATTACAATAAAGTTGATAGTTGGTAATGGGTGATGGGTAATGGGTAACGAGTAATTGGTTGTTCACCCTCAGCTCTCTTCTCGCGACTTCTGTACGAGCGGGTTTTGAACGTGGATTTATTGCCATAACTCGTAAATCTGTTGCTAAACCCGCCCCTACGACTCCCCGATCTACAGGTAGATAGTATGGTGAGACAAATTATCAGATTGTTGGGAACTGCGATCGCAGTAGGTTTGGGTTTAGGTGGAGTAATTCCCTCAACCGTACAAGCCGTGCAGCTAGGAGACGGTTCAGTTGCTTTCGTACAACCGCCAGATCTACTGGAAGCAACAACCACTTTTGATAGCGTCAGCGTCTGGGGCGCAACTTACTACTTCACGATCGCCATTCCCAAAGCAGCAAGCGAACCCTTACAACGGGTAACGATTCATCAAAAGGAAGGCGCAGACAATATTCGCTATAGGCTCGATGATACCCGCGCATTTGTTGGCACGCGCCGCGATCGCGGTGACAAAATTAAATTAGGCGAAGTCACCCACGATCGAGAAACGCGAACGGTGACAGTCAATTTCGATCCGCCAATTCCCCCAGGTAGAGCCATTACAATCGGGCTCAGACCGAGAGCGAATCCCACAACTTCTGGAGTTTATCTATTTGGTGTCACCGCTTTTCCGCCAGGGGAAAAAGTCCGCAGTCAATTCATGGGCTTCGGTCGGTTACATTTCTACAACAACGGTGGGAGTAGAGACATTTTTTGAATCAGTTATCAGTTATCAGCGAAGAGTGGTAGTTGGTAATTGGTAATTGGTAGTTGTTTTCTTTCTCAGCTCAAGAGTAACTCCCTCCATTTTGACTTCTGACTTTTGACTTTTGACTTTTCTAATGCCGATGATGGTAGCGGCTGAAGTTGGGACCGTAAGTTGCTAGTAAGTTTTGTGGAGATAGGGCAATTTCGGGCGTACCCGTGCAAATTAGGCTTTGGTTGAGACAGAGAACGCGATCGCAGTGATGGTTGACCATATCTAAATCGTGAGAGATCTGCAATACCGTCCAATTTTCCTGTTGTTTGAGTTCGTTTAATAAGTTGTAAAAATCGGCTGCACCTTGCGCGTCTACACCTGCAAAAGCTTCATCCAAGATTAATAGCTGCCGTGGCATTACTAAACAATACGCTAGCAGCACCCGTTTTAATTCACCTCCACTGAGGCTACCAATTGCCTGTCGGCGCAGATGGTAGCCGTTAACTCGTTTTAATGCTCGGTCGATCGCCTCTTTTTTTCTCTCCGGTCGAGGATGCATTGAATTTATTATAGGGACGCATAGCTGTGCGCCCCTACCCTGTTGTCTCTCCACGTATCCCAACCCAACTAATTCGCTGACAGAAATCGGAAAACTGCGATCGAAGATAAAATTTTGTGGCATGTAGCCGATCTGATGGCACAATCTCCCCAAGCGTCCTATGGGGCGATCGAAAATTTCAATTTTGCCCGCAGCATAGGGAATTATTCCCAATAATGCTTGTACGAGGGTGCTTTTCCCCGCGCCGTTGGGACCGACAATCGCTGTATCCGTCCCTGAAATCAGTTCAAAGGAAACATCGCGGACGGCGAGATAGTTTCCTTGGTAAACTGTTAAGTCTTCTACCTTCAGAATCGGATATTTGTTACTAGTTATTGCTGAATGATTCACAATTAGTTACTGACAACCCGCTTCCAACGATTTGAGGTTGGCTTTCATTGCCGTGAAATAATATTGAGGATTTGTCTCTCCTGTCTCCAGAGGATCGAGAGGTCTGAAAGTCAGGTTTAAATCTTGCGAAAGATTTTTTAGCAACCTGTTATCTGTCCCTGGTTCGCCAAACACCGCTTTGACGTTGTATTTTTTCACCGCCGCGATCGCCCTTTGAATATCCTGGGGCGATAATTGGTCTTCGGGAATTTCTACTACTGCTACTTGTTTGAGTTTGTAACGTTGTGCCAAATAAGGATAGGCATCGTGGAAGGTGACAAACGTGCAGTTAGGATATTTTTGTAACCTTTGCCTAAACTCGCGATCGAGTGCCTGCAACTGTTGGATGTAGTTGGCGGCGTTAGTGGTGTAAGTCGCTTTATTTTGCGGATCGGCAGCAATTAAGCCATCTCGAATGTTATTGACTTGTTTTTGCGCCAAGACGGGATCGAGCCAGACATGGGGATTACCCTCAGCGTGTTCGTGTCCGTGTCCGTGTTCTTCTTCTGAAGTGGTTTCTTCCACTGGGGAGATTTCTGTTACAGGTTTTATTCCTTGACTTGCTTCGACTTGTTTCAACTTGGAGTTACCCGCATTTTTTACCGTATCTTCCAGAAATTCCTCCAAGCCCAAACCGTTTTTGACTAAAACATCAGCCGTGGCGATCGCCTGCACGTTAGCTGGTGTTGCTTGGTATTCGTGGACTTCCGTACCAGGCGGGACTAAAATTTCTACTTGCGCCGCCTCTCCTGCTACTGCTTTGGTAAACCAGTACATCGGTAAAAATGTCGTCACTACCTTTGACCGATCCGACGGCGAAGCAACTGTCTCAACTTGAGGCGCAGGTGGCGGCGAACTCGCTTGGTTATTGCAGCCTGTAACAATTGATGACAGTAGGAGTGACATCAAGGGTAGGCTGAGTTGCCATCCAGCCCAATATCTCAAGTAGCAGCGGCTCACAATTTTTCTCCTGGCATTGGTTAAAGGGTTGCGTTTGAACCAGAAGTCTATTTTACAACTACAATGAGAATCAATATCACCTTCTTATGTACCGATCTCAGTAGCGAGTCGCTGTTGAGTATAAATTGTGGTTCACCAGCAATTACGAACAGTGTTAGCATCCCCCCTAAGATAGAAAATTCAAATAAAAAATTGTTGAAAAAATGCAGCCAAAGTAGCTGGTTTTCTGTCAAACTATTGAGAAAAAGTTGCAGACTTTCGTTTTCAGCCGTTGTCATGACTGCAATGAGAGAGCAACATCTTGGTGTGAGGAAAGTAAATCATGAATAAAAGCTTGTGGCGATCGCTTTTGGCTAGTCCGGTAGTTTTTGCAACTATATTAGCTTGCAGCCCGTGGTTCCCTGCCGCAGCGAATCCAAAGACTAGCAATACTATGGCGCAGGTGACTTCAGTTTCCCAGTTATCAGACGTGCAACCAACTGACTGGGCTTTTCAGGCATTGCAATCTTTGGTTGAGCGTTACGGTTGTATCGCAGGTTATCCTGATGGTACGTATCGCGGTAATCGAGCCTTAACGAGATACGAGTTCGCGGCGGGATTAAATGCTTGTTTGGATCGAGTCAACGAGTTGATTGCTACGGCAACAACAGACTTAGTGACCAAAGAAGACTTGGCTACCCTACAAAAGTTACAAGAAGAGTTTGGCACAGAACTTGCTACCTTGCGCGGTCGAGTTGATAGCTTAGAAGCAGCAACCGCCGAATTAGAAGCAAATCAGTTTTCTACCACCACCAAACTAAGTGGGGTTGTTGTTGCCGCAGTCTCGGATGTTTTCGGTGGTGACAATGCCGAAACTGGTGAGGAAGTGGAAGACAATACTATCTTTACAGACAGAGCCAGACTAGAATTCAGTACTAGTTTTACCGGAAAAGATTTACTGTACACGCTCATCTCGGCGGGCAACTTTAGGGGATACGCTGGGATTACAGGCACGGCAGAAGGAGATTTAGCTTTCACCCGCGCCCAAGATGAAGAAGAACCGGATAACGATGTTGGTCTAGAAACTCTAGAATACACTTTCCCCCTTGGTGAGAGTACAGAAGTTACCCTAGCTGCGGCTGGTGCGGCGTTCTATGATTTTACTGATACAGTAACGCTATTCGATGGAGATGGTGATTCAGGGGCATTGTCTCTGTATGGCACGCGCAACCCCATCTACAACTTAGGTGATGGTGCGGGCTTAGGCATTAAACATCAATTAGGCGATCTCTTCGAGATCAGTTTAGGATACTTGGCAGCCGAAGGAAACGATCCAGCTGATAGTAGTGGCTTATTTAATGGTCCTTATGCGGCGATCGGACAAGTCTTATTTAAGCCAAGCGATCGCTTAAAGTTAGGTTTGACTTACGTTCATTCCTACCGTGCTGACGATACAGGTACGGGTAGCAGAAATGCCACCTTTAATCAGTTCGATGCCGATTACTTTGCTAGCAGACAAATCATCGGACAAGGCGACGACGCACCAGATGTGCCGACTTCTAGCAATGCCTACGGCGTACAGCTATCTTGGCAATTAAGCGATGGCATTGTCGTTGGTGGTTGGGCTGGCTACACGAGAACGACTTTGCTTTCTACAGTGAATGGCGCATTCGATCGCGGCGGTTTAGAAATCTGGAACTACGCCGTTACTTTAGGCTTTCCAGATTTCGGCAAAGAGGGCAGTCTCCTGGGTTTTGTCTTTGGTATGGAACCAAAAGTGGAAGATTCTACTGTTGCTGAAGTTGCGGAGGACGAAGATACTTCCTTCCATATTGAAGGATTCTATCAATATCAACTCACGGATAACATTGCCATTACTCCAGGCGTAATTTGGATTACTGCACCTGGATTTAATAACGACAACGATGATGCCATCATCGGCGCGCTGCGGACGACATTTAGTTTTTAGGTAAGGTAGGGGCGGGTTCACCAATAATCTCTGTAAACGCACGAAGAACTAAATAAACCTGCCCTGAAAAGATTGACGGTAGTAGGGGCGCACAGCTGTGCGCCCCTACAAATGTGTTGCAAACGTTCGATCGCAAAATGTAGAGACGTTACATGTCATTCCTCTACATTTTTATTTAATCTAGCCAACGCACAGCATCTTTCGCGTGATATGTCAAGATCATATCCGACCCCGCCCGTTTAAAACTTGTCAGAGTCTCCATAACGACCCGCTGTTCGTCGATCCAGCCATTGAGGGCAGCGGCTTTCACCATCGAATACTCGCCAGAGACATTGTAGGCGGCTACAGGTAAATTGGTCGCTTCCTTCACCCGCCAGATAATGTCCATGTATGCCAAAGCAGGCTTCACCATCAGCATATCTGCCCCTTCAGCAATATCGAGTTCGACTTCTTTAATCGCTTCACGGGCGTTTCCTGGGTCCATTTGATACGTGCGGCGATCGCCAAATTGGGGTGTAGAATCGGCAGCATCGCGGAAGGGTCCGTAATAAGCTGAAGCGTACTTCGCCGCATAAGATAAAATCGGCGTATCTTGGAATCCTGCTGCATCTAAACCTTCGCGGATCGCTTGCACGAATCCGTCCATCATTCCCGAAGGTGCGATAATATCAGCTCCAGCTTTAGCTTGAGAGACTGCTGTTTTCTTGAGTAATTCCAAGGTAGGATCGTTCAAAACCTGTCCCATCAGATCGCCTGTTTGCAAATAGCCACAGTGACCGTGACTGGTATACTCGCACAAGCAGGTGTCGGCAATCACAATTAAATCTGGTACTGCTTCTTTGACAGCAGTTGCAGCTTTCTGGACGATCCCGCAATCGTGCCAAGCTCCAGTTGCATCGGTATCTTTATCTTCAGGAATGCCAAATAGAATAATCGACGGGATACCCAGATCGTAAACTTCTTTGGCTTCCTCCACAATTTTGTCTACAGATAACTGGTAGACTCCTGGCATCGATTTGACTTCTTTGGCAAATGCTTCACCAGGAACGGCAAATAGAGGATAAATTAAATCGTTTTTAGATAAAACCGTTTCCCGCACCATCCGGCGCAGTTGGGGATGAGTTCTTAAGCGGCGAGGGCGATGAATTGGAAACATGACGTTGTATTATGACAGCTTGAG
This window of the Chroococcidiopsis thermalis PCC 7203 genome carries:
- a CDS encoding metal ABC transporter substrate-binding protein — encoded protein: MSRCYLRYWAGWQLSLPLMSLLLSSIVTGCNNQASSPPPAPQVETVASPSDRSKVVTTFLPMYWFTKAVAGEAAQVEILVPPGTEVHEYQATPANVQAIATADVLVKNGLGLEEFLEDTVKNAGNSKLKQVEASQGIKPVTEISPVEETTSEEEHGHGHEHAEGNPHVWLDPVLAQKQVNNIRDGLIAADPQNKATYTTNAANYIQQLQALDREFRQRLQKYPNCTFVTFHDAYPYLAQRYKLKQVAVVEIPEDQLSPQDIQRAIAAVKKYNVKAVFGEPGTDNRLLKNLSQDLNLTFRPLDPLETGETNPQYYFTAMKANLKSLEAGCQ
- a CDS encoding DUF2808 domain-containing protein, producing MVRQIIRLLGTAIAVGLGLGGVIPSTVQAVQLGDGSVAFVQPPDLLEATTTFDSVSVWGATYYFTIAIPKAASEPLQRVTIHQKEGADNIRYRLDDTRAFVGTRRDRGDKIKLGEVTHDRETRTVTVNFDPPIPPGRAITIGLRPRANPTTSGVYLFGVTAFPPGEKVRSQFMGFGRLHFYNNGGSRDIF
- a CDS encoding metal ABC transporter ATP-binding protein; amino-acid sequence: MNHSAITSNKYPILKVEDLTVYQGNYLAVRDVSFELISGTDTAIVGPNGAGKSTLVQALLGIIPYAAGKIEIFDRPIGRLGRLCHQIGYMPQNFIFDRSFPISVSELVGLGYVERQQGRGAQLCVPIINSMHPRPERKKEAIDRALKRVNGYHLRRQAIGSLSGGELKRVLLAYCLVMPRQLLILDEAFAGVDAQGAADFYNLLNELKQQENWTVLQISHDLDMVNHHCDRVLCLNQSLICTGTPEIALSPQNLLATYGPNFSRYHHRH
- the hemB gene encoding porphobilinogen synthase, with product MFPIHRPRRLRTHPQLRRMVRETVLSKNDLIYPLFAVPGEAFAKEVKSMPGVYQLSVDKIVEEAKEVYDLGIPSIILFGIPEDKDTDATGAWHDCGIVQKAATAVKEAVPDLIVIADTCLCEYTSHGHCGYLQTGDLMGQVLNDPTLELLKKTAVSQAKAGADIIAPSGMMDGFVQAIREGLDAAGFQDTPILSYAAKYASAYYGPFRDAADSTPQFGDRRTYQMDPGNAREAIKEVELDIAEGADMLMVKPALAYMDIIWRVKEATNLPVAAYNVSGEYSMVKAAALNGWIDEQRVVMETLTSFKRAGSDMILTYHAKDAVRWLD
- a CDS encoding iron uptake porin: MNKSLWRSLLASPVVFATILACSPWFPAAANPKTSNTMAQVTSVSQLSDVQPTDWAFQALQSLVERYGCIAGYPDGTYRGNRALTRYEFAAGLNACLDRVNELIATATTDLVTKEDLATLQKLQEEFGTELATLRGRVDSLEAATAELEANQFSTTTKLSGVVVAAVSDVFGGDNAETGEEVEDNTIFTDRARLEFSTSFTGKDLLYTLISAGNFRGYAGITGTAEGDLAFTRAQDEEEPDNDVGLETLEYTFPLGESTEVTLAAAGAAFYDFTDTVTLFDGDGDSGALSLYGTRNPIYNLGDGAGLGIKHQLGDLFEISLGYLAAEGNDPADSSGLFNGPYAAIGQVLFKPSDRLKLGLTYVHSYRADDTGTGSRNATFNQFDADYFASRQIIGQGDDAPDVPTSSNAYGVQLSWQLSDGIVVGGWAGYTRTTLLSTVNGAFDRGGLEIWNYAVTLGFPDFGKEGSLLGFVFGMEPKVEDSTVAEVAEDEDTSFHIEGFYQYQLTDNIAITPGVIWITAPGFNNDNDDAIIGALRTTFSF